One Vespula pensylvanica isolate Volc-1 chromosome 3, ASM1446617v1, whole genome shotgun sequence DNA window includes the following coding sequences:
- the LOC122627958 gene encoding alpha-tocopherol transfer protein-like: protein MEDSTSCSTRKKDEPGKELCDELLSEAKSEFREEVLSDESSKNEFVNLASIKNKLEQLPKLIVYGKELKVVITIDDELKEKAREELRETPEVVAEALKDIRKLLKGDSDLFIPDHDEFLTIFLRPCKWYPTSAFHLIQRYYQFHLNYPYIVKNLTPRDLKKCLCSDLLIPLPTECIDGSRLVIVHGGGRWKPKEHSIYELFRCLVILLEAAIKEPKTQITGVQVIIDAKNLSFSHVPHITPKFAAMIVDWIQRCLPCRLKNIHVINQPFITNMIFSIFKPFLAEKLYKRIHFHGTNREKLISMIGKEALPKEYGGSELSESPMGEDIWHFLCHWQEEFENSFKYGYNKKKK from the exons ATGGAAGATTCAACGTCGTgttcaacgagaaaaaaagatgagccAGGCAAAGAACTTTGTGACGAACTTCTTTCCGAGGCTAAAAGTGAATTTCGCGAGGAAGTTTTATCGGATGAATCAAGTAAAAACGAGTTTGTGAACCTAgcgtcgataaaaaataaactagaGCAGTTGCCGAAGTTAATTGTGTATGGAAAAGAACTGAAAGTCGTAATAACCATCGATGATGAACTTAAAGAAAAGGCTCGGGAGGAACTTCGTGAGACGCCGGAAGTGGTTGCTGAAGCCCTAAAAGATATCAGGAAATTACTGAAAG GAGATAGCGACTTATTCATACCGGATCATGACGAATTCTTAACGATATTCTTACGACCATGCAAGTGGTATCCAACTAGTGCGTTTCACTTG ATTCAAAGATATTATCAATTCCACTTAAATTACCCGTACATAGTGAAGAACCTAACACCaagggatttaaaaaaatgtttatgttCGGATTTACTAATACCTCTTCCGACAGAATGCATTGATGGTAGTAGACTTGTGATTGTACACGGTGGAGGAAGATGGAAACCAAAGGAACATAGCATCTATGAATTATTTAGATGCCTAGTAATTCTGTTGGAAGCTGCTATTAAGGAACCAAAAACGCAG atCACCGGTGTACAAGTGATCATCGATgcgaaaaatttatcattcaGTCACGTGCCACACATTACACCAAAATTTGCAGCTATGATAGTGGATTGGATTCAAAGATGTTTGCCGTGTCGTCTGAAGAACATCCATGTTATTAATCAGCCTTTCATAACCAATAtgatcttttctatcttcaaaCCTTTTTTAGcg GAAAAACTCTATAAAAGAATTCACTTTCACGGgacaaatagagaaaagtTGATAAGTATGATAGGTAAGGAAGCGTTGCCTAAAGAGTACGGTGGTTCGGAACTGTCTGAAAGTCCTATGGGAGAAGATATCTGGCATTTCTTGTGTCATTGGCAAGAGGAATTCgaaa attcttttaaatacggttacaataaaaagaagaagtga
- the LOC122627960 gene encoding alpha-tocopherol transfer protein-like isoform X3, which translates to MLTVMDKLPSIKLGEFTLEFELGPLSPELQEVARKELRETPELQKESMERFKELLRAETDLKCPLDNDAWLIRFLRPCKYYPESAVKLVKNYYNFKVKHAAIYEGLKPTNEKNIFEQNILTVLPNRDQHGRRILIVQLGKKWKHNKCSLDEIYKGCVLYLEAAMLEPTTQVAGAVVIFDMDGLSLQQTWQFTPPFAKRLVDLLQDAMPLRIKNLHIINQPYIFNMVFALFKPFLREKLKGRIIFHGTDRKSLHQYIQPKCLPDCYGGTLQLPLISGLQWLELLMLCDKEYEAINSYGYNK; encoded by the exons ATGCTTACGGTTATGGATAAATTGCCGTCCATTAAGCTCGGCGAATTCACTTTAGAATTCGAGCTTGGACCACTGAGCCCAGAATTACAAGAAGTAGCTAGAAAAGAACTTAGAGAAACTCCGGAACTTCAGAAGGAATCCATGGAAagatttaaagaattattgagAG ccGAAACTGATTTAAAGTGTCCCTTGGATAATGATGCCTGGCTCATCAGATTTCTTAGGCCTTGTAAATATTACCCTGAGTCTGCTGTAAAACtagtgaaaaattattacaatttcaaGGTTAAACATGCAGCCATTTACGAAGGCTTAAAGCCAACcaatgagaaaaatatcttcgaacAAAACATTCTGACAGTTTTACCGAATCGAGATCAACACGGTAGACGAATATTAATTGTTCAACTTggaaagaaatggaaacaCAACAAATGCAGTCTCGATGAGATCTACAAGGGTTGTGTGCTCTATCTGGAAGCTGCTATGTTAGAACCGACCACACAAGTTGCTGGTGCCGTCGTTATCTTCGATATGGACGGTCTCTCTCTTCAACAAACGTGGCAATTCACTCCACCGTTTGCGAAAAGATTGGTCGATTTACTCCAAGACGCCATGcctttaagaataaaaaatcttcaCATTATTAATCAGCCATACATTTTCAATATGGTCTTTGCTCTCTTTAAACCATTTCTCAGGGAAAAATTGAAAGGCAGA ATAATCTTTCATGGTACTGATCGTAAATCTTTACATCAGTATATACAGCCAAAATGTTTGCCTGATTGTTATGGTGGTACTCTACAGCTTCCTCTAATTTCGGGACTTCAATGGTTAGAACTTTTGATGCTGTGTGACAAAGAGTACGAAG CTATAAATTCGTATGGATACAACAAGTAG
- the LOC122627960 gene encoding alpha-tocopherol transfer protein-like isoform X2, with protein sequence MALEENAMLTVMDKLPSIKLGEFTLEFELGPLSPELQEVARKELRETPELQKESMERFKELLRAETDLKCPLDNDAWLIRFLRPCKYYPESAVKLVKNYYNFKVKHAAIYEGLKPTNEKNIFEQNILTVLPNRDQHGRRILIVQLGKKWKHNKCSLDEIYKGCVLYLEAAMLEPTTQVAGAVVIFDMDGLSLQQTWQFTPPFAKRLVDLLQDAMPLRIKNLHIINQPYIFNMVFALFKPFLREKLKGRIIFHGTDRKSLHQYIQPKCLPDCYGGTLQLPLISGLQWLELLMLCDKEYEAINSYGYNK encoded by the exons ATGGCTCTAgaagaaa ACGCGATGCTTACGGTTATGGATAAATTGCCGTCCATTAAGCTCGGCGAATTCACTTTAGAATTCGAGCTTGGACCACTGAGCCCAGAATTACAAGAAGTAGCTAGAAAAGAACTTAGAGAAACTCCGGAACTTCAGAAGGAATCCATGGAAagatttaaagaattattgagAG ccGAAACTGATTTAAAGTGTCCCTTGGATAATGATGCCTGGCTCATCAGATTTCTTAGGCCTTGTAAATATTACCCTGAGTCTGCTGTAAAACtagtgaaaaattattacaatttcaaGGTTAAACATGCAGCCATTTACGAAGGCTTAAAGCCAACcaatgagaaaaatatcttcgaacAAAACATTCTGACAGTTTTACCGAATCGAGATCAACACGGTAGACGAATATTAATTGTTCAACTTggaaagaaatggaaacaCAACAAATGCAGTCTCGATGAGATCTACAAGGGTTGTGTGCTCTATCTGGAAGCTGCTATGTTAGAACCGACCACACAAGTTGCTGGTGCCGTCGTTATCTTCGATATGGACGGTCTCTCTCTTCAACAAACGTGGCAATTCACTCCACCGTTTGCGAAAAGATTGGTCGATTTACTCCAAGACGCCATGcctttaagaataaaaaatcttcaCATTATTAATCAGCCATACATTTTCAATATGGTCTTTGCTCTCTTTAAACCATTTCTCAGGGAAAAATTGAAAGGCAGA ATAATCTTTCATGGTACTGATCGTAAATCTTTACATCAGTATATACAGCCAAAATGTTTGCCTGATTGTTATGGTGGTACTCTACAGCTTCCTCTAATTTCGGGACTTCAATGGTTAGAACTTTTGATGCTGTGTGACAAAGAGTACGAAG CTATAAATTCGTATGGATACAACAAGTAG
- the LOC122627960 gene encoding alpha-tocopherol transfer protein-like isoform X1, with protein MMIKNIDQDAMLTVMDKLPSIKLGEFTLEFELGPLSPELQEVARKELRETPELQKESMERFKELLRAETDLKCPLDNDAWLIRFLRPCKYYPESAVKLVKNYYNFKVKHAAIYEGLKPTNEKNIFEQNILTVLPNRDQHGRRILIVQLGKKWKHNKCSLDEIYKGCVLYLEAAMLEPTTQVAGAVVIFDMDGLSLQQTWQFTPPFAKRLVDLLQDAMPLRIKNLHIINQPYIFNMVFALFKPFLREKLKGRIIFHGTDRKSLHQYIQPKCLPDCYGGTLQLPLISGLQWLELLMLCDKEYEAINSYGYNK; from the exons atgatgataaaaaacatCGACCAAg ACGCGATGCTTACGGTTATGGATAAATTGCCGTCCATTAAGCTCGGCGAATTCACTTTAGAATTCGAGCTTGGACCACTGAGCCCAGAATTACAAGAAGTAGCTAGAAAAGAACTTAGAGAAACTCCGGAACTTCAGAAGGAATCCATGGAAagatttaaagaattattgagAG ccGAAACTGATTTAAAGTGTCCCTTGGATAATGATGCCTGGCTCATCAGATTTCTTAGGCCTTGTAAATATTACCCTGAGTCTGCTGTAAAACtagtgaaaaattattacaatttcaaGGTTAAACATGCAGCCATTTACGAAGGCTTAAAGCCAACcaatgagaaaaatatcttcgaacAAAACATTCTGACAGTTTTACCGAATCGAGATCAACACGGTAGACGAATATTAATTGTTCAACTTggaaagaaatggaaacaCAACAAATGCAGTCTCGATGAGATCTACAAGGGTTGTGTGCTCTATCTGGAAGCTGCTATGTTAGAACCGACCACACAAGTTGCTGGTGCCGTCGTTATCTTCGATATGGACGGTCTCTCTCTTCAACAAACGTGGCAATTCACTCCACCGTTTGCGAAAAGATTGGTCGATTTACTCCAAGACGCCATGcctttaagaataaaaaatcttcaCATTATTAATCAGCCATACATTTTCAATATGGTCTTTGCTCTCTTTAAACCATTTCTCAGGGAAAAATTGAAAGGCAGA ATAATCTTTCATGGTACTGATCGTAAATCTTTACATCAGTATATACAGCCAAAATGTTTGCCTGATTGTTATGGTGGTACTCTACAGCTTCCTCTAATTTCGGGACTTCAATGGTTAGAACTTTTGATGCTGTGTGACAAAGAGTACGAAG CTATAAATTCGTATGGATACAACAAGTAG
- the LOC122627957 gene encoding alpha-tocopherol transfer protein-like produces MYSSNDRNSIPAQTTDKKDLKKDDKKEDEEVEKKDGVYDLCHQRLNEFDERKDEERRECVNEREDSRASKMPELKDELIEHDDEIVNLDLDEPPPEVMEYARREVGETDEVKCQTLQELRDLIYERGECIPHRMDDDFLIRFLRARHFDVNRAHRLVVNYYNFKEEHPEIHQDVCPNEMCHIGEDYVVTVPAYRTECGRRMMIYRIGNWDPRKYPVEEIFKATVIILELGILEPRAQILGGIVVFDLKGITMSHVWTVTPQIANMVMALMVTAFPIKTYAIHILHQSWIFEAIYAVFKPLLNTRMKNRIFFHGDDMQSFHKHISPNCLPKMYGGTREEMPYYKWIESLIKVPKIVKEMEQLGYVIPNDFQIPKS; encoded by the exons atgTATTCTTCTAACGATCGAAATTCAATTCCGGCGCAGACTACCGACAAAAAGGATCTTAAGaaagacgataaaaaagaagacgaagaagtagaGAAGAAGGACGGTGTCTACGATTTGTGTCATCAACGTTTGAACGaattcgacgaaagaaaggacGAGGAACGACGGGAGTGCGTtaatgagagagaagattcgAGGGCTTCCAAGATGCCGGAACTCAAGGACGAGCTAATCGAGCACGACGACGAGATCGTTAACCTCGATCTCGACGAACCACCCCCTGAAGTTATGGAGTATGCTAGGAGAGAAGTCGGCGAGACGGACGAGGTCAAATGTCAGACCTTGCAGGAATTACGCGACTTGATTTACG AACGAGGCGAATGCATACCTCATAGAATGGATGATGACTTTCTGATAAGATTTCTCCGTGCAAGACATTTCGACGTAAATCGTGCTCATCGACTG GTAGTGAACTACTACAACTTCAAGGAAGAACATCCAGAGATACATCAGGATGTATGTCCAAACGAGATGTGCCATATAGGCGAGGACTACGTAGTTACTGTGCCGGCTTACAGAACTGAATGTGGCAGACGGATGATGATTTATCGTATAGGTAATTGGGACCCTCGAAAGTACCCTGTCGAAGAGATTTTCAAGGCCACAGTTATTATACTCGAACTAGGCATTCTCGAGCCAAGAGCTCAGATCTTAGGTGGCATCGTCGTTTTTGATCTCAAGGGTATTACTATGTCGCACGTTTGGACGGTAACACCGCAG ATTGCTAACATGGTCATGGCTCTGATGGTAACGGCCTTTCCCATAAAAACCTACGCAATTCATATACTTCATCAATCCTGGATATTCGAAGCGATTTATGCAGTTTTCAAGCCACTCTTAAATACTCGCATGAAGAACAGAATCTTCTTCCACGGCGACGACATGCAGAGCTTCCATAAACACATCTCGCCTAATTGCTTGCCCAAGATGTACGGTGGAACTCGCGAAGAAATGCCTTATTACAAGTGGATCGAGTCATTGATAAAAGTTCCGAAGATTGTTAAAGAGATGGAACAGCTAGGATACGTAATACCGAATGATTTTCAGATACCGAAGAGCTGA